The DNA region GGATGTGATCCTCCTCGGCGGTGGTGACCGGAACCGTACACGCGCCGTCTGTCACCCGGATATCCGGTGGGCGGCGAGGGCGTGGCGTGGGAGCCTGGTGGTATGAGCGAGACACAGCACACCGCCGCCGCGGCCGCCTCACCCGCCGAGGCCGTCCGGGACGCCGCGCCGGCCGGGGACGCGGGGGCCGACGCGCCGGACGCCGCCGCGGCGTCGGAGGCGTCGGGCGCCCCCACGGCGTCCGCGGCGTCCGCGGCGTCCGAGGCGTCCGCCGGGAGCGCCTCGGGGGACGCGTCGCAGGACACACCGGGGGACGCGTCGCAGGACGCGTCGGAGGACGACGTCAAACGCAAGTTCCGTGAGGCGCTGGCCCGCAAGCAGGGCTCCCGCCGCGGCGGCGCCGGGGGCGGCGGCGGGCCCGACCAGTCCAAGGTCCACGGGGCGCACGGCCGCGCCGGAGGCCCCCGCGAGTTCCGCCGCAAGAGCGGCTGACCCCGCGTCACGCGCCGCGGCGGACCGGAACCCCGTACCCGGGTCCGGTCCGCCGTCACGGGCTGTGCGGCGCGACAGCGCAGCGTAGGGTCGGCCGGGTGACCACGACGAACCCGTTCTTCGCCCCCAGCCCCCTGCCGTACGAGCTGCCGCCGTTCGCCGAGATCCGCGACGAGCACTACCTGCCGGCCTTCGAACGCGGGCTGGCCGAGCACCTGGCCGAGGTGGAGGCCATCGCGGCCGACCCCAGCCGGCCACCTTCGACAACACGCTGGTGGCGCTGGAGCGCAGCGGCGCGCTGCTGAACCGGGTCCACGCGGCCTTCGCCAACCAGGCGTCCGCGCACCTGACGCCGACCGTGCAGGAGATCGAGCCGCGGATCAGCGCGATGCTCGCCGAGCACGACGACGCGGTGCACCTCAACTCCGCGCTCTACGCCCGGATCCGCGCCCTCCACGACAAGCGCGACGCGCTGGGCCTGGACCCCGAGTCGCTGCGGCTGCTGGAGCGCTACCACACCCGCTTCCGCCGGGCCGGCGCCGAACTCGACGAGGCCGGCCGCCGCCGGCTGCGCGGACTGAACGCCGAGATCGCCGCCGCCTCCACCGCCTTCGGCCAGAACGTGCTCGCGGCCGGCCGGGCCGGCGCCCTCGTCCTGGACGACCCCGCCCTGCTGGCCGGCCTGTCCCCGGACGCGGTCGCCGCCGCCGCGGCGAACGGCCGCGCGCTCGGCCACGACGGGAAGTGGGTGCTCAGCCTGCGCAACTTCTCCAACCAGTTCGAACTCGCCTGGCTGGAGAACCGCGAGGTGCGCCGCCGGCTGCTCGCCGCCTCGCTGGACCGGGCCCAGGACACCAACGGCCCGCTGGCCGTCACCATCGCCACCCTGCGCGCCGAGCGCGCCGCCCTGCTCGGCTACGACAGCCACGCCGCCTACGTGGTCGAGGACCGCACCGCGGGCAGCACCCGGGCCGTCACCGACCTGCTGGAGCGCCTGGTGCCGCCGGCCGTCGCCAACGCCCGGCGCGAGGCCGAGGCGCTCGCCGAACTCGCCGGCGGACCGGTCGAGGCGTGGGACTGGGCGTACTGGTCCGACAAGCTCCGCAAACAGCGCTACGACGTCGACGAGGCCGCGCTGCGCCCGTACTTCGAGCTGGAGCGGGTGCTGCACGACGGCGTCTTCCGCGCCGCCCGCGAGGTCTACGGACTGACCCTCGCCGAACGCCCCGACCTGCCGGGCTACCACCCCGACGTCCGGGTCTTCGAGGTCTTCGACGCCGACGGCAGCGGACTCGGGCTGTTCCTCGCCGACTTCTACGCCCGCGACACCAAGCGCGGCGGCGCCTGGATGAACTCCCTGGTCCGCCAGTCGGGGCTGCTCGGCCACCGGCCGGTGGTGGTCAACAACCACAACATCGCCAAGCCGGCGCCCGGCGCGCCCACGCTGCTGACCTTCACCCAGGTGGACACGCTCTTCCACGAGTTCGGCCACGCCCTGCACGGCCTGCTCTCCGCCGTGCGCTACCCGTACTTCTCCGGCACGGCGGTCCCCAGCGACTTCGTCGAATTCCCTTCCCAGGTCAACGAGATGTGGTCGCTGTGGCCCGAGATCCTCGGCCACTACGCGGTGCATCACGAGACCGGCGAGCCGATGCCCGCGGACGTGGTGGCGCGGATGAAGGACGCCGCCGCCTTCGGGCAGGGCTTCGCCACCGTGGAGTACCTGGCCGCGACGATGCTGGACTGGGCCTGGCACACACTGCGCGCCGGCGAGGACCCCGGCGACCCGCTCGCCTTCGAGGCCCGGGCGCTGGAGGACGCCGGACTCGCGCTGCCCGCCATCCCGCCGCGCTACCGCACCACCTACTTCACCCACGTCTTCAGCAGCCAGTACAGCGCGGGCTACTACTCCTACATCTGGAGCGAGGTGCTGGACGCGGACACCGTCGACTGGTTCGCCTCGCACGGCGGAATGCGGCGCGAGAACGGCGACGTCTTCCGCCGCGAACTGCTGTCCAAGGGCGGCAGCGTCGACCCGATGCAGGCGTTCGCCGCGGTCCGCGGGCGCGCACCGGACGTGGCACCACTGCTGCGCCGCCGCGGCCTGGCGAACTGAGGCGGGAGCCTCCCGGCCTGCGGCGGCGCCCCGGCGGTGCCGGAGGCATCCGGCAGGCGCCCGGCGACGGGGCGGCTCGCGGCTCGGTGGCCCGGCGTCCGGTGCGCTCTCCCGTACCTCCGCCGGGGCGCCGAAAAGCCCGTGCGGCGCGCGCGGTCCCTGGGACACGATGGGCGCCATGGGCTGGACGCTGACCACCGACCTCGACGCCTTCCTCGCCGCCGCCGGCCCCTTCCTGCACGCCCGCCCGGTGGAGAACTCGGTACCGCTCACCATCCTCGACACCCTGCGCCGCCGGGGCCCGGACGCGTACGGGCCGCAGCCGCCGCTGTTCGGCCACTGGCAGGGGCTGGGTGCGGTGGGTGGGGCGGGCGCGGCCGGGGGAGCGGGGTTCGGGGAAGGCATGCCCGCAGCCGGGGCAGCCGCGTCCGCGCCTGGGGAGGACGTCGCCGCCGCCGTGCTCCAGACGCCGCCGTTCCCGCCGCTGCTCACGGCCGCGCCGCGGGCCGCGGCGGTCGCGCTGGCGGACGTGTGGGGGGAGGCCGTCGAGGCCGGTCGGGCTCCCGTGCCCGGCGGAGTGCGCGGCGAGGCGGCGGCGGCCCGCGCGTTCGCCGCCGGGTGGCAGCGGCGCACCGGCGCGGGCCTGGTGCCGCGTCGCGACACCCGCGTCCACCGGCTGGCCGCACTCACCCCGCGCGAGCCCGCGCCGCCGGGCGCGGCCCGGGTCGCCGGTCCGGCCGACCGGACGCTGCTGCTGCGCTGGCAGGCCGCGTTCGCCGCCGACGTCGGCGCGGACGTGCCCGGCGGCGACCGGGCCGTCGATGACGCCGTCGCCCACGGGCTGCGCACGCTGTGGGAGTTGCCGGACGGCCGTCCCGTGGCGATGGCGGGCGTCACCCTGCCCGCCGCAGGGGCGGTCCGCGTGGTGGCCGTCTACACACCGCCCGAGCACCGCGGCCGCGGCTACGCCGGCGCCGCCGTCGCCGCGGTCTCCCGCGCGGCCCTGGACGCCGGCGCGCGCGAGGTGCTGCTCGTCACCGACCTCGCCGACCCGGTCAGCAACGGCCTGTACCGCGCGCTCGGTTACGTGCCGGTGGCCGACACGGTCGAACTCGACTTCACGCCCGCGCCCTGACCCCCGTGGTCCGCGGCGGGGCCCCGGCCGGGGCCCCGGGCGCCATGCCAACTTGTCGCGGCGGCGGTCGGGGCCATGGGTGCAGCGCAGCGTCACCGCATAATGGAGTCGGCGGCGAACACCTCCGCCACCCCCGAACCCGCTGGAGGGCCCGTGACCGACGCCGGCCGACCGCCGTCCCGACTCGTGAGAATGCGGCCCGCGCCCTTCGGCGCCGACCCCGCCGGCGCCAGGCTGGAGCGCATCCTGCGGTCGCCCAACTACGCCGACGGCGCCTTCGTGAACCCCGTCGCGGGCAGCAGCGTGGCCACCGGCGGCCTGATCAAATCCCTCCCGGAGAGCATGCGCAAGGAGGCACGGCGGGCCCGCAAACCGCGGCGGCCGATCCCGGTGCACCCCACCACGCTCGCCGACCTCGCGAAACCGGCCGCGTCGGGCCTGCGGCTGACCTGGATGGGCCACTCCTCGGTGCTCGCCGAGATCGGCGGGCGGCGGGTGCTGTTCGACCCGGTGTGGGGCGAGCGCTGTTCGCCGTTCCCGTTCGCCGGGCCGCGCCGCGTGCACCCGACGCCCGTCCCGCTCACCTCGCTGACCGGCCTGGACGTCGTGGTCATCTCGCACGACCACTACGACCATCTGGACATGCCGTCGATCACCGCGCTCGCGGACAGCGACGTGGTCTTCGCCGTGCCGCTCGGCGTCGGCGCCCACCTGGAGCACTGGGGCGTGCCCCCGGAGCGGCTGCGCGAGCTGGACTGGAACGAGTCCACCGAGGTCGCCGGGCTGACCCTGACCGCCACCCCGGCCCGGCACTTCTGCGGGCGCGGCCTGCGCGGACGCCAGCAGACGCTCTGGGCGTCGTGGGTGGTCACCGACGGCGACCACACCGTCTACCACAGCGGCGACACCGGCTACTTCCCCGGCTTCGCCGACATCGGCCGCGAACACGGCCCGTTCGACGCGACGATGATCCAGATCGGCGCGTACAGCGAGTACTGGCCGGACATCCACATGACGCCCGAGGAAGGCATGCGCGCCCACCTCGACCTGTCCGGCGGCACGCCGGCCGGCGTGATGCTGCCGATCCACTGGGGCACCTTCAATCTCGCGCTGCACCCCTGGGCGGAGCCCGCCGAGGGCACCGTCTCCGCGGCCCGCGCGGTCGGCGCGAAGATCGCCACCCCGCGGGTCGGCGCGCCCTTCGAGCCCGCGGACCCGCAGCCGGACGACTGGTGGTGGCGCGAGGTCGCCGTCCGCCCGCAGGGCGGCTGGCCCGAGCACCCCGCGCCGCCGCCCCCGCCGGAGGCCCCGGCGCCGCGGGACGGCGTGCCGGCGGAGGCGTAGCAGCCGCCGGCCGCGGGAGCGGGGCGGGGGTGACGCCGCGGTCAGCCCTCGCCCGCGGCCCGCAGCGCCTCGAAGGTGAAGCCGAACTCCGCGGGTGCTGCGGTGAGGTGGAAGTCCGGCAGCACCAGCGGCCCGCACGCGGCGCTGCCCAGGCCGTGCAGGCCGTGGTCCAGGTGCAGCCACACCCGGTCGCCGCGGGCCAGTTCGTGGGTGTGCTCGGCCGCGTCCAGCGCCCGCGTGCTCCACGGCCGCACGGTCATCCAGAACACCGGCGCGCCCGTCACCCGCAGCCCCCCGCCGTCCGGTCCGCGCAGTTCCGCCCATCGCACGTCGGCCCGCGCGCCGTTCTCCTGCGGGCGTACGTACGGGGTCTGCAACGCCTCGACGCCCGCGCGGTACCGGCCGATCCGGGACGCCTGCCGGCTGTCCGGATACGCCTCGCCGGGCCCGCCGCCGTACCACTCGACGTCGGTCAACTCCGGTGGCAGTTCCATCCGTACGCCCAGCCGCGGCAGCGGCACCGGCCAGTCGCCCTCCGGCGCCACCGAGACGGTCAGGCGCAGCAGGTCGCCGGACGCGGTCCACGCGTAGTCGGCGCGCAGCCCGAGGTCGGTGGCCGCGGGCGCGACGCGGGTCCGGACGGTCAGCGCGTCGCCGCCGGCCTCGACCCGCACCACCCGGTGCCGCATCCGGTCCAGGCCCAGCGCCCGCCACCGCTCGGCCAGCCGGCTCGGCTCGAACCACGCCATGCCGCGGTCGTTGTCGATCGGCGCACGCCACACGTCGAGCCGGGGCCGGCCACCGACAGGCCGTCCAGCGCCAGCAGTTCGCCGCTCGCCGCGTCGAAGACGCCGGGGCCGAGGCGGACCGTGCCGTCCGGCTCGCGCCGGGGCTGTTCGGGTCGACCGGGCGCGCCCGGCCGCGCCGTGGCCGCCGCTGTGGTCGTGCTCGCCACGCCCGGCCGCGGCGTCGCCGCCGCTTCCGCTGCGGAAACCGCTTCCGCCGCGGAAACCGCCGCCGGGAACTGCTCCCACGCCACCTCGTGGCCCGCCGGCGCCCACGCGGCGTCCTCCGCGAGCACCGCCCGCACCGTCCACCACGCCTCCGCGCCCGCCGCCCCCCGCCGCGGCTCCGGCGGCAGGTCGACCTCCGCGCTCGCGCCGGGCGCCAACGGCGGCACCACCAGCGGCCCTTCGCCGATCGCGACGCCCTCCTCCTCGTACACCCAGGAGAAGGCGAGCCCCGAAAGGTCCACGACGTCATGGAGGTTGGTGACGGCGACCACCCCGCGCGCCGCGTCGCCCGCGATCCGCACCGGCTGGACCACCTTCTTGTACTCCACCAGGCCGGGCGACGGCGTCCGGTCGGGGAAGAGCAGCCCGTCGCAGACGAAGTTGCCGTCGTGCAGCTCCTCGTCGAAGTCGCCGCCGTAGGCGAAGTACGCTGTCCCGTCCGGCGCTCGGCGGCGCAGCCCGTGGTCGATCCACTCCCAGACGAACCCGCCCTGGCAGCGCTCGTACGTCTCGAAGATCCGCTGGTACTCGCTCAGTCCGCCCGGCCCGTTGCCCATCGCGTGCGCGTACTCGCAGAGCACGAACGGCATCGCGCGCCGCCGCGCGTCCAACCGCGCGTCGGCCAGCGGCGGTTCCTCCCCGCGGCCGATCAGCTCGGACTCCGCGTGGTCGGCGTACATCCGCGAATAGACGTCC from Actinacidiphila sp. DG2A-62 includes:
- a CDS encoding DUF5302 domain-containing protein translates to MSETQHTAAAAASPAEAVRDAAPAGDAGADAPDAAAASEASGAPTASAASAASEASAGSASGDASQDTPGDASQDASEDDVKRKFREALARKQGSRRGGAGGGGGPDQSKVHGAHGRAGGPREFRRKSG
- a CDS encoding M3 family metallopeptidase; the encoded protein is MALERSGALLNRVHAAFANQASAHLTPTVQEIEPRISAMLAEHDDAVHLNSALYARIRALHDKRDALGLDPESLRLLERYHTRFRRAGAELDEAGRRRLRGLNAEIAAASTAFGQNVLAAGRAGALVLDDPALLAGLSPDAVAAAAANGRALGHDGKWVLSLRNFSNQFELAWLENREVRRRLLAASLDRAQDTNGPLAVTIATLRAERAALLGYDSHAAYVVEDRTAGSTRAVTDLLERLVPPAVANARREAEALAELAGGPVEAWDWAYWSDKLRKQRYDVDEAALRPYFELERVLHDGVFRAAREVYGLTLAERPDLPGYHPDVRVFEVFDADGSGLGLFLADFYARDTKRGGAWMNSLVRQSGLLGHRPVVVNNHNIAKPAPGAPTLLTFTQVDTLFHEFGHALHGLLSAVRYPYFSGTAVPSDFVEFPSQVNEMWSLWPEILGHYAVHHETGEPMPADVVARMKDAAAFGQGFATVEYLAATMLDWAWHTLRAGEDPGDPLAFEARALEDAGLALPAIPPRYRTTYFTHVFSSQYSAGYYSYIWSEVLDADTVDWFASHGGMRRENGDVFRRELLSKGGSVDPMQAFAAVRGRAPDVAPLLRRRGLAN
- a CDS encoding GNAT family N-acetyltransferase, which translates into the protein MGWTLTTDLDAFLAAAGPFLHARPVENSVPLTILDTLRRRGPDAYGPQPPLFGHWQGLGAVGGAGAAGGAGFGEGMPAAGAAASAPGEDVAAAVLQTPPFPPLLTAAPRAAAVALADVWGEAVEAGRAPVPGGVRGEAAAARAFAAGWQRRTGAGLVPRRDTRVHRLAALTPREPAPPGAARVAGPADRTLLLRWQAAFAADVGADVPGGDRAVDDAVAHGLRTLWELPDGRPVAMAGVTLPAAGAVRVVAVYTPPEHRGRGYAGAAVAAVSRAALDAGAREVLLVTDLADPVSNGLYRALGYVPVADTVELDFTPAP
- a CDS encoding MBL fold metallo-hydrolase — its product is MTDAGRPPSRLVRMRPAPFGADPAGARLERILRSPNYADGAFVNPVAGSSVATGGLIKSLPESMRKEARRARKPRRPIPVHPTTLADLAKPAASGLRLTWMGHSSVLAEIGGRRVLFDPVWGERCSPFPFAGPRRVHPTPVPLTSLTGLDVVVISHDHYDHLDMPSITALADSDVVFAVPLGVGAHLEHWGVPPERLRELDWNESTEVAGLTLTATPARHFCGRGLRGRQQTLWASWVVTDGDHTVYHSGDTGYFPGFADIGREHGPFDATMIQIGAYSEYWPDIHMTPEEGMRAHLDLSGGTPAGVMLPIHWGTFNLALHPWAEPAEGTVSAARAVGAKIATPRVGAPFEPADPQPDDWWWREVAVRPQGGWPEHPAPPPPPEAPAPRDGVPAEA